A portion of the Chitinophagales bacterium genome contains these proteins:
- a CDS encoding transcriptional regulator encodes MKNPIENLNKNFENRIRLGIMSSLMVNDSMDFLTLKDILEVTDGNLASHAAALEKIGYIEVTKEFVGKKTKTTYKATKTGTKEFLFHLKALEDLIKG; translated from the coding sequence GTGAAGAATCCCATAGAAAATTTGAATAAGAACTTTGAGAATCGAATCCGCTTAGGAATCATGTCGAGTCTTATGGTCAATGATAGTATGGATTTTTTGACCTTGAAAGATATTCTAGAAGTGACTGATGGCAATCTTGCCAGTCATGCTGCGGCATTGGAGAAGATAGGTTATATCGAGGTGACGAAAGAGTTTGTAGGCAAAAAGACGAAAACAACCTACAAGGCGACTAAAACAGGTACTAAAGAGTTTTTATTTCACTTGAAAGCGCTGGAGGATTTGATAAAAGGTTGA
- a CDS encoding DUF4173 domain-containing protein — protein MYNTISMPEEENNVKQNYADDIIVVSLAIIYSYLFYHQDYGINYFIFSLVVIGIFLFRDKSLTRNLKFATVALGTVITGFTSFYYGSWYHVMMNKVSIIILISLAASIKSSLLIAFLNGIYSYLVLPLKMFIYVITFQFFSLSGYGKVVKYILLTIIPIIIAAIFFGIYSMSNPILADYVSHFNLNFVSVGFALFLMYSFFISMGIIKPRAIDKLIMMDETISDNLTKSENYSHSSFFGFLSIRSEIYVAVAVFLLLNVVIGLNNSIDIRYLFIEQILPKGLSYTSFLHQSVNALVFSIFLAIALIMYFFSSRLNFVENAKYIKIVAYMWVVQNFVLAMLCLYKSIQYVDQFGLTYKRLGVFTFLFLAALGLCLTFYKIHMNKTNFFLFRENTWIAYVVLVLLGCIDWDYIITDNNLRYNKDNHIDYAYLLSLDHTGLPLLQKHFFKDKLEYNNYLDSTHDERTSAIYSYDFHNTPRELFINKVKKFDGDMWNQEWQSFCITKSKVNNNLMK, from the coding sequence ATGTACAACACTATTTCTATGCCAGAAGAAGAAAACAATGTAAAACAGAATTATGCAGATGATATCATCGTAGTATCATTAGCTATTATTTACTCTTATTTATTTTACCATCAAGACTATGGCATAAATTATTTTATATTTAGTCTAGTCGTGATAGGAATATTTCTATTCAGAGATAAGTCATTAACCAGGAATTTGAAATTTGCTACCGTTGCTCTAGGCACTGTCATTACAGGATTTACAAGTTTCTATTATGGATCATGGTATCATGTAATGATGAATAAAGTTTCAATTATCATATTGATAAGCTTGGCAGCTTCAATCAAATCATCCTTGCTCATTGCATTCTTGAATGGTATTTACTCCTATCTAGTTTTGCCTTTGAAAATGTTTATTTATGTAATTACATTTCAATTTTTCTCATTGAGTGGCTATGGTAAAGTTGTAAAATATATTCTACTTACAATAATTCCAATCATTATAGCTGCTATATTTTTCGGTATATACTCTATGTCTAATCCTATCCTAGCTGATTACGTATCTCATTTTAATTTAAATTTTGTATCCGTTGGATTTGCACTTTTTCTTATGTATTCATTTTTCATAAGTATGGGTATCATAAAGCCACGTGCTATCGACAAGTTGATAATGATGGATGAAACTATATCCGATAATCTTACAAAATCTGAAAACTATAGTCATTCATCATTTTTTGGTTTCCTTAGTATAAGGAGTGAAATCTATGTAGCTGTTGCAGTATTCCTACTTCTAAATGTAGTCATAGGTCTCAATAATAGCATTGATATTCGCTATCTATTTATAGAGCAAATACTTCCAAAAGGGCTTAGCTACACTAGCTTTTTGCATCAAAGTGTCAATGCACTTGTATTTTCTATCTTTTTAGCTATAGCGCTGATTATGTATTTTTTTAGTTCTCGCTTAAATTTTGTAGAGAATGCGAAGTACATAAAAATTGTGGCTTATATGTGGGTGGTACAAAACTTTGTACTAGCTATGTTATGTCTTTACAAAAGTATTCAATATGTCGATCAATTCGGGCTTACCTATAAGCGGCTAGGTGTTTTTACATTTCTATTCTTAGCTGCGCTAGGTCTATGTTTAACATTCTATAAAATACATATGAACAAGACAAACTTTTTTCTTTTTCGCGAAAATACATGGATTGCTTATGTAGTTTTAGTTTTGTTAGGTTGTATTGACTGGGATTATATTATTACAGATAACAATTTGAGATATAATAAAGATAATCATATTGATTATGCTTATTTATTATCTCTAGATCATACTGGATTGCCACTATTGCAGAAACATTTCTTTAAAGATAAATTAGAGTATAATAATTATTTAGATAGCACGCATGACGAACGAACGAGTGCTATCTATAGCTATGATTTTCATAATACCCCTAGAGAATTATTTATAAATAAAGTGAAGAAATTTGATGGAGATATGTGGAACCAAGAGTGGCAATCTTTTTGCATAACCAAATCCAAAGTAAATAATAACTTAATGAAATAA
- a CDS encoding DUF1361 domain-containing protein: MKNKLNLLALFCISLVLARMLYAQNIKLIFLIWNLFLAWIPYITSSKLTRVNIQDKLKFYGLMAICVLFLPNAIYLVTDLIHLKPRAIVPFWFDVVILFSYSVMGLIYSTMSLIQLEKILSKLVSSRWILPSFIFLAFVSGFGVYMGRELRWNSWDAIIHPMAVILDCGHKLIHPMNYPAAYGFTLIYGAIQFLFWYVFRNISLQKNS, translated from the coding sequence ATGAAGAATAAACTCAATCTCCTCGCCCTCTTTTGTATTTCACTCGTTCTAGCTCGTATGCTCTATGCGCAAAACATTAAACTCATATTCCTAATATGGAATCTTTTCTTGGCTTGGATTCCCTATATTACTTCTAGTAAATTGACTAGGGTCAATATTCAAGATAAATTAAAGTTTTATGGTCTAATGGCAATTTGTGTCTTATTTCTACCAAATGCTATTTACCTTGTGACAGACTTAATACACCTCAAGCCTCGCGCAATAGTGCCTTTTTGGTTTGATGTCGTCATACTATTTAGTTATAGCGTCATGGGACTCATCTATTCTACCATGAGTTTAATTCAGTTAGAGAAGATTTTATCCAAACTAGTTTCCAGTCGCTGGATACTTCCAAGCTTCATATTCCTTGCCTTCGTTTCTGGGTTTGGAGTATATATGGGACGGGAATTGCGCTGGAATAGCTGGGATGCCATTATCCATCCTATGGCTGTCATTCTAGATTGTGGACATAAACTTATCCATCCTATGAATTATCCCGCAGCTTACGGTTTTACCTTAATCTATGGGGCTATACAGTTTTTGTTTTGGTATGTGTTTAGAAATATTTCACTACAAAAAAATAGCTAA
- a CDS encoding B12-binding domain-containing radical SAM protein, translating to MILPALAEAESPFWRPIKYSLFPPLGLATLAAYLSPDDEVEIQDQHVEVLNLNDQPDLVVIQVYITNAYRAYKIADDYRAKGSYVILGGLHVTSLPDEASPHADSIFIGPGEETFPEFLRDFKNGCPKKLYQSKKRTLEHAPPIRRDLIKRNLYLVPNSIVVTRGCPHHCDFCYKDAFFEGGKSFYTLQVDKALAEIDRLPGKHLYFLDDHLLGNGKFATELFEGMKGMNRVFQAAATIDSILHGNLIEKAANSGLRSLFVGFETFSPQNLKQSNKKQNMEKDYVKAVNRLHSLGVMINGSFVFGMDDDDKDVFKRTVDWGVKNAITTSTYHIQTPYPGTRLFKKMEVESRILTRNWDLYDTRHVVYKTNFLTAEELKNGYDWAYNEFYSWENILKASLHHDSVKHKLKHLFYSGGWKKFEPLWNIIIKTQSLNNMLPLLESILSKVKTQSKYQENADTNEILNNPSIQLS from the coding sequence ATGATATTACCCGCTTTAGCGGAAGCAGAAAGTCCCTTTTGGAGACCAATTAAGTACTCACTTTTTCCTCCTCTTGGTTTAGCTACTTTAGCTGCTTATCTAAGTCCTGATGATGAGGTTGAAATTCAAGATCAGCATGTTGAAGTATTAAATCTAAATGATCAACCAGATCTGGTCGTCATACAAGTCTATATTACCAATGCTTATCGTGCTTATAAAATAGCGGATGATTATAGAGCTAAAGGGTCTTATGTAATACTAGGCGGGCTTCATGTAACATCCCTTCCTGATGAAGCATCGCCGCATGCAGATTCTATTTTCATAGGACCAGGGGAAGAAACCTTTCCGGAGTTTCTTCGAGATTTTAAAAACGGATGTCCTAAAAAATTATATCAATCTAAAAAAAGAACTTTAGAACATGCACCACCTATTCGTCGTGATTTAATAAAAAGAAATTTATATTTAGTCCCTAATTCTATTGTAGTGACACGGGGGTGCCCGCATCATTGCGATTTTTGCTATAAAGATGCTTTTTTTGAAGGAGGAAAATCTTTCTATACACTACAGGTAGATAAGGCACTTGCCGAAATTGACAGATTGCCTGGTAAGCATCTTTACTTTTTGGATGATCATTTGCTGGGAAATGGAAAATTTGCAACAGAGCTTTTTGAAGGCATGAAAGGAATGAATAGGGTATTTCAAGCTGCGGCTACTATTGATTCTATTTTACATGGCAATTTAATAGAAAAGGCTGCCAATTCTGGGTTGCGAAGTTTGTTTGTCGGTTTTGAAACTTTTTCTCCGCAGAATTTAAAGCAAAGTAATAAAAAACAAAATATGGAAAAAGACTATGTAAAAGCTGTTAATAGGCTACATTCTCTCGGAGTGATGATTAACGGCAGCTTTGTTTTTGGTATGGATGATGATGATAAGGATGTATTTAAGCGCACGGTGGACTGGGGTGTAAAAAATGCTATTACCACATCTACCTACCATATACAAACTCCATATCCTGGCACTAGACTATTTAAGAAAATGGAAGTGGAAAGTCGCATTCTAACTAGGAATTGGGATTTATATGATACGCGTCATGTAGTATATAAGACAAATTTCTTAACAGCAGAGGAATTAAAAAATGGGTATGATTGGGCATATAACGAATTTTATTCTTGGGAGAATATTTTGAAGGCTAGTTTGCATCATGATTCTGTCAAGCATAAATTGAAACATTTATTTTATAGTGGAGGTTGGAAAAAGTTTGAGCCATTATGGAATATAATTATCAAGACTCAAAGCTTAAATAATATGCTACCATTACTTGAATCTATCTTGTCTAAAGTGAAAACGCAAAGTAAGTATCAAGAAAACGCGGACACTAATGAAATACTAAATAACCCATCAATCCAATTATCATGA
- the maf gene encoding septum formation protein Maf, with protein sequence MRHKKIILGSGSPRRKELLAAIWHGEIEVIKSDIEEIYPNDIALEKIPIYLAKLKGDDLKSKVNLKEHILITADTIVLCEGKVLGKPHDIMEAKLMLQFLSGKVHQVHTGIAIYDNNECREIEEKTDVHFGKLNEGDIDFYLENYQPLDKAGSYGIQEFIGMIGIEKIVGCYYNVMGLPTSRVWGELGVILD encoded by the coding sequence TTGAGACATAAGAAAATCATATTAGGTTCGGGGTCTCCTCGCAGAAAAGAACTATTGGCTGCTATATGGCATGGAGAAATAGAAGTAATCAAATCGGATATTGAAGAGATATATCCAAACGATATTGCTCTGGAGAAAATCCCTATTTATCTTGCGAAATTAAAAGGCGATGATTTAAAATCTAAAGTAAATCTCAAGGAACATATTCTCATCACAGCCGATACCATAGTTCTATGTGAAGGCAAGGTGCTAGGGAAACCGCATGATATAATGGAAGCTAAATTAATGCTACAATTTCTCTCAGGGAAAGTTCACCAAGTGCATACAGGTATCGCTATCTATGATAACAATGAATGTAGGGAAATAGAAGAAAAAACAGATGTCCATTTTGGAAAGTTGAATGAAGGAGATATTGATTTCTATCTCGAAAACTACCAACCTCTTGATAAGGCAGGCTCTTATGGCATACAAGAATTTATAGGCATGATAGGTATTGAAAAAATAGTTGGCTGCTATTATAATGTCATGGGGTTGCCAACTAGTAGAGTGTGGGGGGAGTTAGGAGTAATTTTGGATTAA
- a CDS encoding dihydroorotase produces the protein MNYILRNVTLVNEYKKTQGDIVIKNGRIEKIDSHITIPYTATEVNAEGLLLLPGVIDDQVHFREPGLTHKANIETESRAAVLGGVTSYMEMPNTNPATLTKEKLEEKFAIASKTSYANHSFFFGASNDNIEDIKRLNPLDACGVKIFMGSSTGNMLVDDEKALSDIFEFSPTIIATHCEDEAMVVANKEKYKNEHHAAFHPIIRDREACIASSKKAIELAKRYNSRLHILHISTKEEVELFEKIPMKDKRITAEACVHHLWFSDSDYEKYGNQIVCNPAIKSAEDREEVWNGLINGNIDVIATDHAPHTWEEKSGVYPNCPSGVPLIQHTLLMMLEQVGHGKMSIEMMVDKMSHKVAELFDIKDRGYIREGYFADLVLVNPNKNYTVTKDNIAYKCGWSPFEGYSFSNSIDYTFVNGILMQKFGEIQNDIRGKRLEFNR, from the coding sequence ATGAACTATATTCTCAGAAATGTAACTCTAGTAAATGAATACAAAAAAACACAAGGCGATATAGTTATCAAAAACGGACGTATTGAAAAAATTGATAGCCATATAACTATACCCTATACCGCAACAGAAGTCAATGCCGAAGGATTATTATTATTGCCCGGTGTTATAGATGATCAAGTGCATTTCCGTGAACCAGGATTGACGCATAAGGCTAATATAGAAACAGAATCGAGAGCAGCAGTGCTAGGTGGTGTAACCTCTTATATGGAAATGCCCAATACTAATCCTGCTACCTTGACTAAGGAAAAATTAGAAGAAAAATTCGCTATAGCTTCTAAAACCTCTTATGCGAATCATTCCTTCTTCTTCGGAGCAAGTAATGATAATATTGAAGATATAAAGCGATTGAATCCATTGGATGCCTGCGGAGTCAAGATTTTTATGGGTAGCTCTACAGGCAACATGCTCGTAGATGATGAAAAAGCACTCTCTGATATTTTTGAATTTTCGCCGACTATTATTGCCACACATTGTGAAGATGAAGCCATGGTGGTAGCTAATAAAGAAAAATATAAGAACGAGCATCATGCAGCTTTTCATCCCATAATTCGGGATAGAGAGGCATGTATAGCCTCTTCTAAAAAGGCGATAGAACTTGCGAAAAGGTATAATTCCAGATTACATATTCTGCATATTTCCACCAAGGAAGAGGTGGAGCTTTTTGAAAAAATACCAATGAAGGACAAAAGGATAACCGCTGAGGCTTGTGTACATCATTTATGGTTTTCGGATAGTGATTATGAAAAATATGGGAATCAAATCGTGTGCAATCCTGCTATCAAATCAGCCGAAGACCGAGAAGAAGTCTGGAATGGATTGATTAATGGCAATATCGATGTCATAGCAACTGATCATGCACCTCACACGTGGGAAGAGAAATCTGGAGTCTATCCCAACTGTCCATCGGGTGTTCCTCTCATTCAGCATACTCTCCTCATGATGCTAGAACAAGTAGGTCATGGTAAAATGAGTATCGAAATGATGGTAGATAAGATGAGTCATAAAGTAGCTGAACTCTTTGACATAAAGGATAGAGGTTATATTCGAGAAGGCTATTTTGCGGATTTAGTATTGGTGAACCCAAACAAGAACTATACCGTAACTAAGGATAATATTGCTTATAAATGTGGCTGGAGTCCCTTCGAAGGTTATAGTTTTTCAAATAGTATTGATTATACGTTTGTGAATGGCATCTTGATGCAAAAATTTGGAGAAATACAAAATGACATAAGAGGAAAGCGGTTGGAATTTAACAGATAA
- a CDS encoding TonB family protein, whose protein sequence is MTTTMQIAQYGSLDDLLFRGKNKNYGAYELRQAYEHRLRRALILFFGSVLSIIIIAQSYERWIGNYIIVNTDPPIDGRIYDPTEMTNVVIDKPKIDLPQAQQDISTIMNVAPTIVDNPPATDDKTMKDIIDSDLQSDVTDHTGSVIGQPSPDPVVAGSNLGTSDFDPNTIYDIVTDDPEFPGDLGKYMGSRCEFPAFEKDLGITSGKVVVGFVVNEDGSISNIHLKVKDRESFNQQVLKAINAMPRWKAGSNNGHKVKVNVELPVNFTIPD, encoded by the coding sequence ATGACCACAACCATGCAAATTGCGCAATACGGGAGTCTAGATGATCTCCTATTCAGAGGTAAAAATAAAAATTATGGAGCTTATGAGCTTCGTCAAGCTTATGAGCATAGACTAAGGAGGGCATTGATTTTGTTTTTTGGTTCGGTGTTAAGTATTATAATAATAGCACAGTCCTATGAAAGATGGATAGGCAATTATATTATAGTAAATACGGATCCGCCAATCGATGGTAGAATTTATGATCCTACCGAAATGACAAACGTAGTGATAGATAAACCCAAAATAGACCTACCTCAAGCCCAGCAAGATATTTCTACGATTATGAATGTAGCTCCTACCATAGTCGATAATCCTCCAGCAACGGATGATAAAACAATGAAAGATATAATAGATAGCGACTTACAGTCTGATGTTACTGATCATACTGGAAGTGTTATAGGACAACCCAGCCCTGACCCTGTCGTAGCAGGTTCTAATCTTGGAACAAGTGACTTTGATCCAAATACGATTTATGATATTGTAACTGATGATCCAGAATTTCCAGGAGATTTAGGTAAATATATGGGTAGCCGCTGCGAATTCCCTGCATTTGAGAAAGACTTAGGTATCACTTCTGGCAAGGTTGTAGTAGGATTTGTGGTGAACGAAGATGGGAGCATATCAAATATTCATTTGAAAGTTAAGGATAGAGAATCTTTTAATCAACAAGTCTTGAAGGCTATCAATGCAATGCCTAGATGGAAAGCAGGTAGCAATAATGGGCATAAAGTAAAAGTGAATGTAGAACTCCCTGTGAATTTTACCATCCCAGATTAA
- the holA gene encoding DNA polymerase III subunit delta: MAALEDLVKSFKKKEIKGTYIFYGEEPFFIDYLAELLIENALEESERSFCQNIFYGRDVQMGSLRDLCMTTPMSFTANPRQLVVVREAQDCAKKMDILYKYLEKPIESTILVLVFKNTKTLDKKMPTKQATVFKSELLKEKDMPKWIQSEFKAAGYTIQADAVQTIIEYSGTNLERIHNEVQKLIISHNPEKPITSQDIQQSFGIMKDYAIYDFTTAVGEKNAKNVFKILDYYVKNEKTWPFELLVGILFPFFKTLYQIKLSQRVKMSVQDLAAEIGISSNAIWQLDKQQKFAGKYTIAQLENALTTLAEYDMRRKGMTGSTLTYREILFEMVLKIIS; encoded by the coding sequence ATGGCAGCACTCGAAGATTTAGTTAAAAGTTTTAAGAAAAAAGAAATTAAAGGCACCTATATATTTTATGGGGAAGAGCCTTTTTTTATCGATTACTTAGCTGAATTACTCATTGAAAATGCGCTTGAAGAAAGTGAGCGGAGCTTTTGCCAAAACATTTTCTATGGTCGCGATGTGCAGATGGGTTCATTGCGAGACCTCTGCATGACCACTCCCATGTCATTTACAGCCAATCCACGACAGCTCGTGGTGGTGCGCGAGGCACAAGATTGTGCTAAGAAAATGGATATATTATATAAATATCTAGAAAAACCCATCGAATCGACCATACTAGTTTTAGTATTTAAAAATACGAAAACGCTTGACAAAAAAATGCCTACCAAACAAGCCACGGTTTTCAAATCGGAGCTGTTGAAAGAAAAAGATATGCCTAAGTGGATACAGAGCGAATTTAAAGCTGCTGGTTATACTATTCAGGCAGATGCTGTGCAGACTATAATAGAATACTCTGGTACTAATCTCGAACGTATTCATAATGAAGTTCAGAAACTTATCATCTCCCATAATCCTGAAAAACCAATAACATCCCAGGATATTCAGCAGAGTTTTGGCATTATGAAAGACTATGCCATTTATGATTTCACCACCGCTGTTGGCGAAAAAAATGCTAAAAATGTTTTCAAGATATTAGACTATTATGTCAAGAATGAAAAGACATGGCCTTTTGAACTGCTCGTTGGAATTCTTTTTCCATTTTTCAAAACACTATATCAGATCAAACTTAGCCAGCGAGTAAAAATGAGTGTGCAGGATTTGGCAGCAGAAATTGGTATATCTTCGAATGCAATATGGCAATTAGATAAGCAACAAAAATTTGCAGGTAAATATACTATAGCTCAGCTTGAAAATGCATTGACTACCCTTGCGGAATATGATATGCGCAGAAAGGGTATGACTGGATCTACCTTGACTTACAGGGAAATTTTATTTGAAATGGTGCTGAAGATAATTAGTTAG
- a CDS encoding shikimate kinase: MNRPIFIIGFMGAGKTTLAKELAKIYKVDHRDSDEEIARNEGISIQDIFHTYGESYFRNLEKNWLETIDKVPAVISCGGGMPCFHDNILKMKRIGEVIYLNVSNEELINRVKMDNSRPLLIDKSVDDIIELKKRREKLYYSMSDRIIYSLEDLI; this comes from the coding sequence ATGAATAGACCAATTTTCATCATAGGGTTTATGGGTGCTGGCAAGACTACACTAGCTAAAGAATTGGCGAAAATATACAAGGTAGACCATAGGGATAGTGATGAGGAAATTGCAAGGAATGAAGGAATTTCAATTCAAGATATTTTTCATACCTATGGCGAAAGTTATTTTAGAAATCTAGAAAAAAACTGGCTAGAAACAATAGATAAAGTTCCCGCTGTAATTAGTTGCGGTGGTGGCATGCCATGTTTTCATGACAACATTTTGAAAATGAAGCGTATTGGGGAGGTAATTTACCTTAATGTATCGAATGAGGAGTTAATTAATAGGGTAAAAATGGATAATTCTAGACCATTATTAATTGATAAAAGTGTAGATGACATTATTGAGTTAAAAAAACGAAGAGAAAAACTATACTATAGCATGTCTGATAGAATTATTTATTCACTTGAAGATCTGATTTAG
- a CDS encoding acyl-CoA reductase, producing MNTKIQHLVALGTELKKLSIDQDFLWSVESQNPWFIPDFTKLSLESITNNFLQTDKLDAWLGHYAVKEKGSLGIILAGNIPIVGFHDILCSYFCSEKIEIKLSSKDLKLTPHILKLWTDIDPLWKERLSIVDRLGSCEKIIATGSNSAYNYFEQYFGKYKNILRRNRTSVAIVPKDISNEELNFLIDDIFIYFGLGCRNVSKLWIEKGFELSRIFEASERYNSFFNHVKYMNNYDYQRTLLLLNKVPHLSNNFLMLKEDKSLFSPISVLNYESFEDIKEVKSLLAANQQDIQCIVGRDFVPFGQTQQPALSDYADGVDTMNFLLSNE from the coding sequence ATGAATACCAAAATTCAACATCTGGTGGCACTCGGCACCGAATTGAAGAAATTATCGATTGACCAAGATTTTCTATGGAGTGTAGAATCTCAAAACCCTTGGTTTATTCCGGACTTCACGAAATTGAGTTTAGAGAGTATCACCAATAATTTTCTACAAACAGATAAACTGGATGCTTGGCTAGGGCATTATGCGGTTAAAGAAAAAGGTTCGTTGGGTATTATTCTTGCGGGTAATATACCTATTGTAGGATTTCACGATATACTCTGTAGTTATTTTTGTTCGGAAAAAATAGAAATCAAATTATCATCTAAAGACTTAAAACTTACCCCTCACATTTTAAAGTTATGGACAGATATAGACCCTCTCTGGAAAGAACGATTATCTATAGTAGATCGGTTAGGTAGTTGCGAAAAAATAATAGCTACAGGCTCAAATTCTGCCTACAACTATTTCGAACAATATTTCGGTAAATATAAAAATATACTCCGTAGAAATCGTACTTCGGTAGCTATTGTGCCTAAGGATATATCAAATGAAGAACTCAATTTTTTAATTGATGATATTTTCATTTATTTCGGTCTTGGATGTAGAAATGTATCCAAGTTGTGGATTGAAAAAGGTTTTGAATTATCCAGAATTTTTGAGGCGAGCGAGCGCTATAATAGCTTTTTTAATCATGTAAAATACATGAATAACTATGATTATCAGCGTACCCTACTATTGCTCAACAAGGTGCCGCATTTAAGCAATAATTTTCTAATGCTCAAAGAGGATAAGAGCCTCTTCTCACCTATTTCGGTATTGAATTATGAAAGCTTCGAAGATATAAAAGAAGTAAAGTCTTTATTAGCAGCTAATCAGCAAGATATTCAGTGCATAGTCGGACGTGATTTTGTCCCATTCGGCCAGACTCAGCAACCTGCATTATCAGACTATGCTGATGGCGTCGATACTATGAATTTCCTCCTAAGCAATGAATAG
- a CDS encoding DUF475 domain-containing protein: MFVDEFNQILAQPIPALMVVLNLIVIESLLSLDNATVLAIMVRPLREDQRDKALKYGIIGAYVFRGLALVFASFIIKIWWLKPLGGLYLLYMVFDWWKGKQDKYEDEVHEVEKSAFHHFLEKYLGVFWTTVLMVELMDIAFSIDNVFAAVAFTPNILLVIVGVFIGILSMRFVAQYFNKMINHFPFLETSAFIVIFILGLKLTFSIYEHFYKDSALTKAMTSHTAETVLSLLTVLIFVVPIITSKLFNFPMRGK; encoded by the coding sequence ATGTTCGTAGACGAGTTCAATCAAATATTAGCACAACCTATACCAGCATTGATGGTGGTATTAAATCTCATCGTTATAGAAAGCCTCTTATCTCTAGATAATGCTACCGTATTAGCAATCATGGTAAGACCTCTTCGCGAGGACCAACGAGATAAGGCTCTTAAATATGGAATTATTGGAGCTTATGTATTTAGAGGCTTGGCCTTAGTTTTTGCATCCTTTATCATTAAAATATGGTGGCTAAAGCCTCTAGGTGGTCTTTATCTTTTATATATGGTTTTCGATTGGTGGAAAGGGAAACAAGATAAATATGAAGATGAAGTGCACGAGGTTGAGAAAAGCGCATTTCATCATTTTTTGGAGAAATATCTAGGCGTTTTCTGGACGACCGTGCTTATGGTAGAACTCATGGACATCGCCTTTTCTATCGATAATGTATTTGCTGCGGTAGCATTTACACCCAATATTCTTTTGGTCATAGTTGGAGTATTCATAGGTATATTATCTATGCGTTTTGTCGCTCAGTATTTCAATAAAATGATAAACCATTTCCCATTTCTAGAGACCTCTGCTTTTATTGTTATTTTTATTTTAGGTCTTAAACTCACGTTTTCTATTTACGAACATTTTTATAAGGACAGCGCACTCACGAAAGCTATGACAAGTCATACTGCCGAGACCGTATTATCTTTACTTACGGTTTTAATCTTCGTGGTGCCTATTATTACTTCCAAATTGTTTAATTTTCCGATGCGAGGTAAATGA
- a CDS encoding succinate dehydrogenase/fumarate reductase iron-sulfur subunit — MNLKLKIWRQADKNAKGEMKDYSISGIEPDMSFLEMMDVLNEKLINEGHEPVAFDHDCREGICGMCSLHINGRPHGPDDRVTTCQLHMRKFKDGDTIYIEPWRAKAFPVVKDLVVDRSAFDRIIQAGGYVNVNTSGRTIDANAIPIPKKDADLSFEAAMCIGCGACVAACKNASAMLFTSAKISQLDLLPQGKVESGERALKMIAQMDAEGFGNCTNTGACEAECPKGISLSNIARMNRIYAGAAIAEA; from the coding sequence ATGAACCTAAAATTGAAAATTTGGAGACAAGCAGATAAGAATGCTAAAGGCGAAATGAAAGATTACTCAATATCTGGAATAGAGCCCGATATGTCTTTTCTTGAAATGATGGATGTTCTCAATGAAAAATTAATCAATGAAGGACATGAGCCAGTGGCATTTGACCACGACTGTAGAGAGGGAATTTGTGGTATGTGCAGCTTGCATATCAATGGTCGCCCTCATGGTCCGGATGATAGAGTTACCACCTGTCAGCTTCATATGAGAAAGTTTAAAGACGGTGATACTATATACATCGAACCATGGAGAGCCAAAGCTTTTCCTGTAGTAAAAGACCTCGTGGTAGATAGAAGTGCATTTGATAGAATTATTCAAGCTGGTGGATACGTGAATGTCAATACTAGTGGTAGAACTATAGATGCGAATGCTATTCCTATCCCTAAGAAAGATGCTGATCTTTCTTTTGAAGCGGCTATGTGCATAGGTTGTGGAGCATGTGTAGCGGCATGTAAGAATGCCTCTGCTATGTTATTTACTTCTGCTAAAATATCGCAACTAGATTTATTGCCGCAGGGTAAGGTAGAATCAGGCGAGCGAGCGCTCAAAATGATAGCCCAAATGGATGCCGAAGGCTTTGGAAATTGTACCAATACAGGCGCATGTGAAGCAGAATGTCCCAAAGGCATATCACTTAGCAATATAGCTCGTATGAATCGTATTTATGCTGGTGCAGCTATTGCTGAAGCGTAA